The following are encoded in a window of Phocoena phocoena chromosome 2, mPhoPho1.1, whole genome shotgun sequence genomic DNA:
- the CCDC196 gene encoding putative coiled-coil domain-containing protein 196, whose translation MTSASNSPGSYLSSKTRSPKIDDSYLKELSEDLKLRKQELLEMLKPLEDKNKLLFQKLMSNLEERQRSLQIMRQIMAGKGNGESSVIELIKEAEEMKQNLERKNKMLRKEMEMLWNKTFSTEELSDQQKALQIKNKADLQDRKAPQTPSSSRKTKNELETLCAEEVKEIRKEKQQKKMEWVRYQEQANFIQNDFNGKVIELRIEALKNYQKPNDLKLSLYIQQNFEPKLKFLIFMGPEVGTMDTATMSRATTGKSESNVKITLNSGRKDLHKQQGAKGSQFDEGRGRLFFLRSRPEEALKD comes from the exons ATGACAAGTGCTTCAAACTCTCCAGGATCTTACTTATCTTCCAAAACAAG AAGTCCAAAAATAGATGACAGCTACTTGAAGGAGTTGAGTGAGGACTTAAAACTAAGGAAGCAGGAACTGCTAGAGATGCTAAAACCTCTAGAAGATAAGAACAAGCTGTTATTCCAGAAGTTGATGTCTAACTTggaggaaagacaaagaag TCTGCAGATCATGAGGCAGATTATGGCAGGGAAGGGGAATGGTGAATCCTCAGTCATTGAGCTCATTAAGGAAGCAGAAGAGATGAAGCAGAATCTG gaaagGAAGAACAAGATGCTTCGGAAGGAAATGGAGATGCTATGGAACAAG ACATTCAGCACAGAAGAACTCAGTGATCAACAAAAAGCACTGCAGATAAAGAACAAAGCAGACTTACAGGACAGAAAG gCTCCCCAAACCCCCTCATCATCTAGGAAGACCAAGAATGAACTGGAGACATTGTGTGCAGAGGAAGTGAAGGAAATAAGGAAG gaaaagcaacagaagaaaatggaatgggTCAGGTATCAGGAACAAGCTAACTTCATTC AGAATGACTTCAATGGCAAAGTGATTGAGCTGAGAATTGAAGCCTTGAAGAACTACCAGAAGCCCAATGATCTGAAGTTATCACTGTACATACAGCAGAATTTTGAGCCAAAGCTCAAATTTTTAATCTTCATGGGTCCCGAGGTAG GTACCATGGACACTGCAACTATGAGCAGAGCAACTACTGGCAAAAGTGAATCTAATGTGAAAATTACTTTG AATTCTGGGCGCAAAGACCTACACAAACAACAAGGAGCTAAAGGAAGTCAGTTTGATGAAGGAAGAGGGAGGCTCTTTTTTCTGAGGTCAAGGCCAGAAGAAGCGCTGAAGGATTAG